A portion of the uncultured Draconibacterium sp. genome contains these proteins:
- a CDS encoding sigma-70 family RNA polymerase sigma factor: MSNKTDKKIWDDFRNGDDYALSHIYYQYVQDLFRYGKKFFHDDELIKDMIQALFFDLIRTRKNLGPTDNIKFYLITSFRNKLALVAKKGKFFERPTEANMMKADIVYSIEKEMIEEEELSENKRLVQDALKELSPKQREILYYKYTCDFSYEQICEVMSLKYDSARKQVFRALRSLRKALGDKGSVLLLLAFSSQRNIFSKNN; the protein is encoded by the coding sequence GTGAGTAATAAAACCGATAAAAAAATATGGGACGACTTCCGTAATGGAGATGATTATGCACTCTCACACATCTACTATCAATATGTTCAGGATTTATTTCGATATGGTAAAAAATTTTTTCACGACGATGAGTTGATTAAAGATATGATCCAGGCTTTGTTTTTTGATTTAATAAGAACCAGAAAAAACCTTGGACCAACAGACAATATTAAATTTTACCTGATAACGTCGTTTCGAAATAAATTAGCATTGGTTGCTAAAAAAGGCAAATTTTTTGAACGTCCAACCGAAGCAAATATGATGAAAGCAGATATTGTTTATTCCATAGAAAAGGAAATGATAGAAGAAGAGGAGCTTTCTGAAAATAAACGCCTGGTTCAGGATGCTTTAAAAGAATTATCACCGAAGCAACGAGAAATTCTTTACTATAAATATACCTGCGATTTTTCGTACGAACAAATTTGTGAAGTTATGTCCTTAAAATATGATTCTGCCAGGAAGCAGGTTTTCAGGGCATTACGGTCGTTGAGAAAAGCACTCGGAGACAAAGGAAGTGTGCTATTGTTACTTGCTTTTTCTTCTCAAAGAAATATTTTTTCAAAAAATAATTGA
- a CDS encoding site-specific integrase has product MRIRISLLLKKSKSKNSGKCPVYARCVMDGRRIELSTSILVDVDNWDKTRQEIAGSSHEVRILNNRLLKFVSGIYDIYNQLEAGRDDFDIYTIKEKITGTSSKDYFIELFESVIDSIEKKLGKGYSKGTLKHYKTSLMRLKDFVKEFYFRKDIEIKKVDYTFLSAFDIYLKSKHNIGTNTVWGYHRHVKKVLNDAVSMGLIVRNPYENFKVKRGDANRDFLTLKEIKKIEKKRIQIDRLSIVRDVFVFACYTGLSYSDIAKLSYHHIHKGDDGEDWIIIDRNKTKNRCRIPLLPNALKILRKYKDYAWNESQGLLLPVRSNQKMNAYLKELASICGIKKNLSMHVARHSFATSVTLSNGIPIETVSKMLGHNSLKTTQVYARIVDKKISDDMKKLKAIL; this is encoded by the coding sequence ATGAGAATCAGAATTAGTCTTCTGTTAAAGAAATCAAAGAGTAAAAACAGCGGGAAATGCCCTGTTTATGCGCGTTGTGTGATGGATGGACGAAGAATTGAGCTGTCAACGTCAATTTTAGTGGATGTAGATAATTGGGATAAAACAAGGCAGGAAATTGCCGGAAGCTCTCATGAAGTTAGAATTCTAAATAATCGCTTATTGAAATTTGTATCTGGTATTTATGATATCTATAATCAGTTGGAAGCGGGCAGGGATGATTTTGATATTTACACCATCAAAGAAAAAATTACGGGTACAAGTTCGAAAGATTATTTTATTGAGCTATTTGAGTCAGTTATCGATTCGATTGAGAAAAAGTTGGGGAAGGGCTATTCTAAAGGTACTTTAAAGCACTATAAAACGTCGTTAATGCGATTGAAAGATTTCGTTAAGGAATTTTATTTTCGGAAAGATATTGAGATAAAAAAGGTAGATTATACTTTTCTGAGTGCTTTTGACATTTACCTAAAATCGAAACACAATATAGGAACAAACACAGTGTGGGGATATCATAGGCATGTGAAAAAGGTGTTGAATGATGCGGTTTCTATGGGGCTAATTGTTCGTAATCCTTATGAAAATTTCAAAGTAAAAAGAGGTGATGCAAATCGGGACTTTCTTACACTAAAAGAAATTAAAAAAATAGAGAAAAAACGTATTCAGATTGATAGGCTTTCCATTGTGCGGGATGTTTTTGTTTTTGCGTGTTACACCGGTTTGTCGTACTCTGACATTGCAAAGTTGAGCTATCATCACATTCATAAAGGTGATGATGGTGAAGATTGGATTATTATCGATCGGAACAAAACAAAGAACCGGTGTCGTATTCCTTTACTTCCTAATGCTTTAAAAATTTTGAGAAAATATAAAGATTATGCCTGGAATGAATCACAAGGCTTATTATTGCCTGTTCGTTCGAACCAAAAAATGAATGCTTATCTTAAAGAGTTGGCATCTATTTGTGGGATTAAAAAGAACTTATCAATGCACGTTGCCAGGCATTCTTTTGCGACTTCTGTTACTCTTTCAAATGGAATTCCGATAGAGACTGTATCAAAAATGCTGGGGCATAATTCATTAAAAACGACACAGGTTTATGCGCGAATAGTTGATAAGAAGATTTCTGATGATATGAAGAAGTTGAAGGCAATTTTGTGA